The genomic stretch CCGAGGGTCAATTGGCATGGATCAAGAAAAAACAATCGGAGGGTTTTGCCAGTGCCAGCGATGTTGTTCGCGACTTGATTCGAGCCAGGCAGGAGCAGGAGCACGCGGCCTTGCTGGCTGACTTCCGCGACCTGGATACCCAGGGGTCTGCCGGTTCTGAGCCGATCGCTGAAATCAACCGCATCGTCGGCAAGGTGAAAAAAGCACGTCGTGAAGCCCACCGTCGTTCTTGATTCCAGTGTGGTGGTTTCTGGCATCGGTTGGACGGGCGGCGACGCCCGCAATGCACTGCGTTTGCTCGCCCGACGCGCGTTCACTTCCGTTCGATCCGATTGGTTGACAGCGGAATGGGCTGACGCCACCGCGCGCGTGGCGGCCGAGTCCCGCACCTGGACGAATGAGAACTGGTCGGGATGGATTGACTGGCTTAAACGCGCCTCGTCATGGTTGGACGATCCCCCAAGGCGCGCCACGCTGCGCGACCCCAAAGACGATCCGGTGTTGATGCTGGCCGTTTCGTCCCTCGCAAAGTTCCTCGTTACTTACGATCTGGATTTTTTGGCCTTGGGAAAGCCGTTCGGCGTTCAGTGCATTCGCCCGGATGCTTTTGTTGCGGCAATCCTCAAAAACTGATCCGTCGCTGACCTGATTTCAGGTTTTCGTTTCCACGATCAGTTTTTCGGAAGAACTTTCCACCTTCACCGTAATCGTCCAAAGTATAAGATCGCTGACCTCCGGGCGCGCCGATTTTCCATTCGACGTTGAACGTTGAATGTTCGTGCTCGGTCTGACCGCTGACTTCCTTGGCCCGTGACGTTTTCATTGGCCTATACTTCACTGGGCTGAATTCCCCTTTCTGCTTTCTGTTTTTCCGTCG from Verrucomicrobiota bacterium encodes the following:
- a CDS encoding PIN domain-containing protein, encoding MKPTVVLDSSVVVSGIGWTGGDARNALRLLARRAFTSVRSDWLTAEWADATARVAAESRTWTNENWSGWIDWLKRASSWLDDPPRRATLRDPKDDPVLMLAVSSLAKFLVTYDLDFLALGKPFGVQCIRPDAFVAAILKN